The following are from one region of the Endozoicomonas sp. 4G genome:
- a CDS encoding IS1634 family transposase yields the protein MTENEAGIPVFMAPASGNVNDKTYFQEIIKNHLSSFKAALNSRYLVADAAMYVAETLQSLDEQKQLFISRVPLNIKDVKDLACKAPAMSLEPVEGYEDYYSAEVPSCYGEVQQRWFLFLNKKRRHNEQKTLSRKMQKQSLKEARDLEKLSKKAFLCRDDALKSFALWQKQSKLCQSETEPEVICKPCYSGKGRPSPDSKPDHFEYFVQAECFVSCEKRENAQASLGCFILGTNELDQDSLNASELLSTYKSQQQVEGGFRFLKSPDFLVSSLYLKKAERIEALLMVMTLCLMVYAAIQHRIRQELKKQSRVFPDQKKKPCQNPTARWVFFCFQGISVLTVNSQEEHVVGLKERQWTIIQILGIFYESVYS from the coding sequence TTAAGGCTGCCTTGAATAGCCGCTATCTGGTTGCTGATGCCGCCATGTATGTCGCAGAAACCCTTCAGTCGCTTGACGAGCAAAAGCAGCTGTTTATCTCCCGGGTGCCCCTGAATATCAAGGATGTAAAGGATCTGGCCTGCAAAGCGCCAGCGATGTCACTGGAGCCTGTTGAAGGCTATGAAGATTATTACTCAGCTGAAGTGCCTTCCTGCTATGGGGAGGTTCAACAACGATGGTTCTTGTTTCTCAACAAAAAGCGCAGGCATAATGAACAGAAAACACTGAGCCGAAAGATGCAGAAGCAGTCACTGAAAGAGGCCCGCGATCTCGAGAAGCTGAGTAAAAAAGCCTTTCTGTGCCGGGACGATGCATTGAAGTCTTTTGCCTTGTGGCAGAAACAATCAAAACTCTGTCAAAGTGAAACAGAGCCTGAGGTTATCTGTAAACCCTGTTATTCCGGCAAAGGAAGACCATCGCCGGATAGCAAGCCTGATCACTTCGAGTACTTTGTGCAAGCCGAATGCTTTGTTTCCTGCGAGAAAAGGGAGAATGCACAGGCCTCACTGGGTTGTTTTATCCTGGGCACCAATGAACTGGATCAAGATAGTTTGAATGCCTCTGAGCTGCTGTCTACCTACAAGTCACAACAACAGGTTGAAGGTGGCTTTCGGTTCCTGAAGAGTCCGGATTTTCTGGTTTCTTCACTCTATCTGAAGAAAGCGGAACGCATTGAAGCCCTGTTAATGGTGATGACTCTGTGCCTGATGGTCTATGCTGCTATCCAGCACAGAATAAGGCAGGAACTGAAAAAGCAGAGTCGTGTATTTCCAGACCAGAAAAAAAAGCCTTGCCAGAACCCAACGGCGAGATGGGTATTTTTCTGTTTTCAAGGGATTAGTGTATTGACGGTCAATAGTCAGGAGGAGCATGTGGTCGGCTTGAAGGAAAGGCAGTGGACGATCATTCAAATTTTGGGCATTTTTTACGAGTCGGTGTATTCCTGA
- a CDS encoding pentapeptide repeat-containing protein, with protein MDPLPIKTTEHQPFAGCTRSPDNSETGVAFATRTVSTREEPMLPGAAPEKWDQATPIDGHKRKVTVADITSQISATTLATPTSEPVKKCPKTTNTNTESTHFPIIDPSLIESTQVAKTALLQPYRPSHISPPAGCIAREVHGLQHSCRAAIWAVALLQQRRLHGDRRALEFPDQMIPLLIKVCLFHDTGREGDGNDTKDWERASADNLMEHLRNSGIDQSLAWQCGEAIFHKDNPKGCWNLPAEIQTLRSLLHDADTLEVMRVRDCFYMDRLECFVASQDDLQRKHWRTLAQEVCQVIGRQGDLWYRTRLQDSETSGNYFFRIGDHSLCKNTKKQWEHHPSPFSYELFSIGEQSSVVRELIAPYAGQLAEPPTSSFSLAKLILDNAAMKNAAMKSTAMEECQSSTWPAGLYNDPISQQVYSIKPASCELSARNQLLMANLAGLLGITVPQSFVHEEQGHFYVVSPVPEQWQGKLKGGEATLRSLSPEQWARLLLINVIVGNENMVNSAWEGIELTPEGEPVMFHWDYAGMATRYPCPEKPEPDPKADDFSSMPVLLQKLRDPKAPPMNSLPIYNPCVDILAPLEDDLLGETLKDILRQVDWQALDQLIEHSGFLPGDRSWLRQTIHDRIAWLTTRFPNSLEAGERVSMAEYKSIEASGIRGGWLPVKGQDIQGRQIGISQLLDANGQPITRMFLKLSREAGKKLADNLALEQGLHRLAHRVQYTNFALNDPEHALEHRYRDWRSDLTSLANDCKGMAEQLAEDKTRWHEKDHATLNDTVMILQDIANKCRASLISDVPYIAKLPAIKTPLPAPVFPARVSSRTGEEVEVKIELAEFSHGFAKLTGQSVGYLSPEQLKEARLTTSPVRAVVLESTVCEGGSILFSPPNLPEAICFENQLTLTFPGHSKTVVEALFRELAELGIDGERPDTNDLEEIWLDALADYHGCLGDMNRTVAAAINTPDNSRKQAFLKRLLNLSDEELKWDRHSLIRAGRWVQFRPGFPYSISANPAREFCLGHNLNFYAKQEQNSQLFWISLENEGALDSFERRGQIGIGPNPVSAQDVADRMRRDAEYTFFRVMEGLKDNSRYRAGGAMSLVLTSETLGRMDGQIYRNEGQYENEFSGLEAFARNEKIITWSLYDYRQIEDTASQETRFSNPVSLIDELDKLEMSSLEGQRQLLGTLKKRFSHWPDGRPLEQLFRESWSIFYYELISKDSEYHESIKALVKCCGEEQIQLLFEQNPQLLECKLDSLDGLTLNKKCCIKEINFSRCSMEGTVLQANFSECQFNTERLNRAIVDDSYFNQCYFEGERFSSSVLDNVRFYNPGEDGQVFKNTPQLSRILYRSCVNQNNKFNLEQWLDVMGKSNCLCSDSTPLDDLSRDILSQHIDEIKRTYPKQLCVIIYNLFSIQFKNTANAISFVENNKEFYDGKIKDLKEVYFEFRSIFLKKGCYESIDRSPLDQQLCSLKHFKYNDFSREAVLALILNVINLILFPESNDKYIDFGDIANIANIANIANIANSADEHDDCLKDIPEVSSESAENNSMSSLKTDGLPLATMKKCKASFCKSHLRECREYFHQLWEECPEKSKLTIAKHCLRHQNIVVSPLTTRKFSELLSKGQDEQYWLEIYLDNMDKHTENEDEWHRLIPKCLGKWAARNIEFYRV; from the coding sequence ATGGATCCGCTTCCTATTAAAACAACAGAACACCAACCTTTTGCTGGCTGTACCCGTTCACCTGACAATAGTGAGACAGGCGTCGCTTTTGCCACTAGGACAGTGAGTACACGTGAAGAGCCTATGCTCCCCGGTGCTGCTCCTGAAAAGTGGGATCAGGCCACCCCTATTGACGGACATAAACGTAAAGTAACCGTTGCTGATATTACTTCACAAATCAGCGCGACAACACTGGCAACGCCGACCAGTGAACCGGTAAAAAAGTGTCCGAAAACAACTAACACAAACACTGAATCCACCCATTTTCCGATCATTGATCCATCGTTGATCGAATCTACCCAGGTAGCGAAAACGGCCTTGCTTCAGCCTTATCGCCCATCACACATCTCACCGCCTGCCGGGTGCATTGCTCGCGAAGTTCATGGTCTCCAGCACAGTTGTCGGGCGGCAATCTGGGCAGTCGCCCTGTTGCAACAGCGTAGACTGCACGGCGACCGCAGGGCGCTGGAATTTCCCGACCAAATGATACCGCTGCTGATCAAAGTCTGCCTGTTTCACGATACGGGCCGTGAAGGCGATGGGAACGATACGAAGGATTGGGAGCGGGCCAGTGCCGACAACCTGATGGAACACCTGCGCAACTCAGGCATAGATCAGTCCCTGGCCTGGCAGTGTGGTGAAGCCATTTTCCACAAGGATAATCCGAAGGGCTGTTGGAATCTGCCAGCGGAGATACAGACTCTGCGCAGCCTGCTCCATGATGCCGATACGCTGGAGGTTATGCGGGTCAGAGACTGCTTTTACATGGATCGGCTGGAGTGCTTTGTTGCCAGTCAGGATGATCTCCAGAGAAAACATTGGCGCACGCTGGCTCAGGAAGTCTGCCAGGTGATTGGCAGGCAGGGTGACCTCTGGTACCGGACCAGGTTGCAGGACAGTGAAACAAGCGGCAACTATTTCTTCAGAATCGGTGACCACAGCCTGTGTAAAAACACTAAAAAGCAGTGGGAGCACCATCCTTCTCCCTTCAGTTATGAGCTGTTTAGCATAGGTGAGCAGTCCAGTGTTGTCCGGGAGTTGATTGCACCTTATGCCGGACAGCTGGCAGAACCACCGACATCGTCTTTCTCTCTGGCAAAACTGATCCTGGACAATGCTGCTATGAAAAATGCTGCTATGAAAAGTACTGCCATGGAAGAATGCCAGAGCAGCACCTGGCCAGCAGGGCTTTACAACGACCCCATTAGCCAACAGGTTTATTCCATCAAACCGGCGAGCTGTGAGCTCAGTGCCCGCAACCAGCTACTGATGGCTAATCTTGCCGGGCTGCTGGGCATTACCGTACCTCAGAGTTTTGTCCATGAAGAGCAGGGGCATTTTTATGTGGTCAGTCCTGTTCCCGAACAATGGCAGGGTAAGCTCAAAGGCGGGGAGGCGACGCTGCGCTCTTTGTCTCCAGAGCAGTGGGCCCGGTTATTGCTGATTAATGTGATTGTTGGTAACGAAAATATGGTGAACAGTGCCTGGGAAGGCATTGAACTAACTCCGGAAGGGGAGCCGGTTATGTTCCACTGGGATTATGCCGGGATGGCGACCCGTTACCCGTGCCCAGAGAAACCAGAGCCTGACCCCAAAGCGGATGACTTTTCCTCCATGCCGGTGCTGCTGCAAAAACTTCGGGATCCTAAGGCTCCGCCCATGAACTCGTTACCGATCTATAACCCTTGCGTCGATATCCTTGCGCCATTAGAGGATGACTTACTGGGCGAGACCCTGAAAGATATCTTGCGTCAGGTTGACTGGCAGGCGCTGGACCAGCTGATCGAACACAGCGGTTTTCTGCCCGGTGACCGCAGCTGGTTACGACAAACCATTCACGATCGCATTGCCTGGCTGACCACCCGCTTTCCCAACAGTCTGGAAGCGGGTGAGCGGGTATCCATGGCGGAATATAAGTCGATCGAGGCATCGGGTATCCGCGGCGGTTGGCTGCCGGTCAAAGGGCAGGATATTCAGGGCAGGCAGATCGGAATCAGCCAGTTACTGGATGCCAATGGCCAGCCTATTACCCGGATGTTCCTCAAGCTGTCCCGGGAAGCGGGCAAGAAACTGGCTGATAACCTGGCTCTGGAGCAGGGATTGCACCGTCTGGCGCACCGGGTTCAATATACCAACTTTGCCCTGAATGATCCTGAACATGCCCTGGAACACCGTTACCGCGACTGGCGCAGTGACCTGACCAGCCTGGCCAATGATTGTAAGGGCATGGCCGAGCAGTTAGCTGAAGATAAAACACGATGGCACGAAAAGGATCACGCCACCCTTAATGATACCGTGATGATTCTGCAAGACATTGCTAACAAGTGCCGGGCGTCGTTAATCTCCGACGTGCCGTATATTGCAAAGCTGCCAGCCATTAAAACGCCACTGCCCGCCCCTGTCTTTCCTGCACGAGTCAGTTCAAGAACCGGCGAAGAGGTTGAAGTGAAAATAGAACTGGCTGAATTCAGCCATGGTTTTGCCAAACTGACTGGCCAGAGCGTTGGTTATTTAAGTCCGGAACAACTGAAGGAAGCCCGGTTGACCACCTCACCGGTTCGGGCTGTTGTGCTTGAATCGACTGTCTGCGAAGGCGGCAGTATTCTGTTTTCTCCTCCGAACCTGCCTGAAGCCATTTGTTTTGAAAATCAACTGACCCTCACCTTTCCGGGACACAGTAAAACGGTGGTTGAAGCCTTGTTCAGGGAGCTGGCAGAGTTGGGCATTGACGGGGAAAGGCCGGATACCAACGATCTGGAGGAGATATGGCTGGATGCCCTGGCCGACTACCACGGCTGCCTTGGTGATATGAACCGTACCGTGGCAGCGGCTATCAATACTCCGGACAACAGCCGCAAACAAGCGTTTCTTAAACGGTTGCTGAATCTCAGTGATGAAGAACTGAAGTGGGATAGGCATTCTCTGATTCGCGCAGGACGTTGGGTGCAATTCCGTCCGGGGTTTCCCTATAGCATTTCGGCAAACCCCGCCAGGGAATTCTGCCTCGGGCACAATTTAAACTTTTATGCAAAGCAGGAACAGAACAGTCAACTGTTCTGGATCAGCCTGGAAAATGAAGGTGCCCTGGACTCTTTTGAACGGCGTGGTCAGATTGGGATAGGTCCTAATCCTGTCAGTGCGCAGGATGTGGCAGACAGGATGCGACGCGACGCAGAATACACATTTTTCCGAGTCATGGAGGGGCTGAAGGATAATTCCAGGTACAGAGCGGGTGGGGCCATGTCTTTGGTCCTGACTTCTGAAACACTGGGCCGAATGGATGGACAAATTTATAGAAATGAAGGGCAATATGAGAATGAATTCTCAGGTTTGGAGGCCTTTGCACGTAATGAGAAAATTATTACGTGGTCACTCTACGATTATCGACAGATTGAAGACACTGCGTCACAAGAGACCCGTTTTTCCAATCCTGTGTCCTTGATTGACGAGTTGGACAAACTTGAGATGAGTTCCCTCGAAGGACAACGGCAATTGTTGGGTACACTGAAGAAGCGTTTTAGTCACTGGCCCGACGGACGCCCGCTGGAACAGCTTTTTCGGGAATCCTGGTCAATCTTCTACTACGAGTTAATCTCTAAAGACAGCGAGTATCACGAAAGCATCAAAGCGCTTGTCAAGTGTTGTGGCGAAGAGCAAATACAGTTGCTGTTTGAGCAAAACCCGCAACTGTTGGAGTGCAAGCTGGATTCCCTGGATGGTCTTACGCTAAATAAAAAGTGCTGTATAAAAGAGATTAATTTCAGCCGCTGTTCAATGGAGGGGACAGTACTGCAGGCTAATTTTAGCGAATGTCAATTTAATACAGAGCGGTTAAACAGAGCCATTGTTGACGATAGCTATTTCAACCAATGTTATTTTGAAGGTGAGCGGTTTTCATCATCGGTATTAGACAATGTTCGTTTTTACAATCCTGGTGAGGACGGCCAGGTATTTAAAAATACACCCCAGCTTTCCCGAATCCTATATCGGTCGTGTGTTAATCAGAACAATAAGTTCAATCTGGAGCAATGGCTGGATGTGATGGGGAAAAGTAATTGTCTATGCTCCGACTCAACACCGCTGGATGATTTAAGCAGGGACATTCTGTCCCAACATATTGATGAAATTAAACGCACTTATCCAAAGCAGCTTTGTGTTATTATTTATAATCTTTTTTCCATTCAATTTAAAAATACTGCCAATGCAATAAGTTTTGTTGAAAATAACAAGGAATTCTATGATGGCAAAATAAAAGATCTTAAAGAGGTGTATTTTGAGTTCAGAAGCATCTTCCTGAAAAAAGGATGTTATGAGAGCATTGATCGAAGTCCATTGGATCAACAATTATGTTCCCTCAAACACTTCAAATACAATGATTTTTCCCGGGAAGCAGTTTTGGCATTGATCTTAAATGTTATCAACCTTATTTTGTTCCCTGAATCCAATGATAAATACATAGACTTTGGCGACATTGCCAACATTGCCAACATTGCCAACATTGCCAACATTGCCAACAGCGCCGATGAGCATGACGATTGCTTGAAAGATATTCCTGAGGTCAGTAGCGAAAGTGCAGAAAATAACTCAATGTCTTCCCTGAAAACAGATGGCCTGCCTCTGGCTACAATGAAAAAGTGCAAAGCTTCTTTTTGTAAATCGCACCTTAGAGAGTGCCGGGAATATTTTCATCAACTCTGGGAAGAATGCCCGGAAAAGAGTAAATTAACGATAGCCAAGCACTGTTTGCGTCATCAAAACATTGTCGTTAGCCCCTTAACAACCAGGAAATTTTCAGAGTTATTGTCTAAAGGTCAAGACGAGCAATATTGGCTGGAAATCTATCTCGATAACATGGATAAACATACAGAAAATGAGGATGAGTGGCACCGCTTGATTCCGAAGTGTTTAGGAAAGTGGGCCGCCAGAAACATCGAATTTTATAGAGTTTGA
- a CDS encoding transposase → MLQGIRLKANPTDQQKLVLSQWMGCARFIWNAKCDEHRYYSTYAKKYCPIGAYAPIDTKAAQFKSEELSPWLSDCPSQIIRNSATNWYKTYQKHINGQCGKPKKKPKSDKGSIYLTNEVFRFDICEDGVTRLFIGTKTNNIGYLSFKTHRPFNEPKSIYIRKEAGQYSVSFCYDDGSEEPATEKEHLEYLKGASKEWLEEHVIGVDRGVVIPVHTGVKPYDFTENQTKNMDKRKRYLKRFQRRLSRQTKGSNRRQKTKNRISRQHKKVANIRQDFCHQTSRKMVDSKAKVIVFEDLKTSKMTRRPKAKKDQNGKFISNKAKQKAGLNKAILNVGWHFLETYTRYKAARAGKAVFKVPAPFTSQECADCGHTHPDNRKTQELFLCGQCGHFDNADRNASIVIKKRAIKFFMDSGTELVGKGIPVLTKGRGANRKSGKGKPSSAARSETSKKKRTVTTPVACLVLEARSFRGE, encoded by the coding sequence ATGCTTCAAGGTATCCGACTCAAAGCCAATCCAACAGATCAGCAAAAGTTGGTTCTGTCTCAGTGGATGGGTTGCGCTCGGTTTATCTGGAATGCGAAATGTGATGAACATCGCTATTACAGCACTTACGCAAAAAAATACTGCCCCATAGGTGCGTATGCCCCTATTGACACAAAGGCAGCCCAATTCAAAAGCGAAGAGTTATCACCCTGGTTATCCGATTGTCCCAGTCAGATAATCAGAAACTCGGCTACCAACTGGTATAAGACCTACCAAAAACACATCAATGGCCAGTGCGGTAAGCCAAAGAAGAAGCCAAAATCCGACAAGGGCAGCATTTATCTCACCAATGAAGTGTTCCGGTTCGATATCTGTGAAGATGGTGTAACCCGTCTTTTCATTGGTACAAAGACCAATAATATTGGTTATTTGTCGTTTAAAACTCACCGTCCATTCAACGAACCAAAATCCATTTACATTAGGAAAGAGGCTGGTCAGTACTCTGTTTCTTTCTGTTATGACGATGGATCAGAAGAACCAGCAACAGAAAAAGAGCATTTGGAATACCTTAAAGGTGCTTCCAAAGAGTGGCTGGAAGAGCATGTTATCGGCGTGGACCGAGGTGTTGTTATACCTGTTCATACTGGTGTTAAGCCTTACGACTTTACAGAAAACCAGACAAAGAACATGGATAAGCGCAAGCGATACCTGAAGAGGTTTCAGCGCCGTTTGTCTCGCCAAACCAAAGGCTCTAACCGTCGTCAGAAAACAAAGAACAGGATTAGCAGGCAGCACAAGAAAGTAGCCAACATTCGGCAAGACTTCTGCCACCAAACCAGCAGAAAAATGGTCGATAGCAAGGCCAAGGTCATTGTTTTCGAGGATCTGAAAACCTCAAAAATGACTCGCAGGCCAAAAGCAAAAAAAGATCAAAATGGAAAGTTCATCTCCAACAAGGCGAAACAAAAAGCCGGACTGAACAAGGCCATTCTCAACGTAGGATGGCACTTCTTGGAAACCTACACCCGATATAAAGCAGCAAGAGCAGGCAAAGCAGTCTTCAAAGTGCCTGCACCCTTTACGAGTCAAGAGTGTGCTGATTGCGGTCACACTCACCCCGACAACCGCAAGACACAAGAACTGTTTCTTTGCGGTCAATGTGGACACTTTGACAACGCTGACAGAAACGCCAGCATCGTAATCAAGAAACGAGCAATTAAGTTTTTCATGGACTCTGGAACGGAGTTGGTTGGCAAAGGAATTCCTGTGCTGACTAAAGGACGTGGAGCGAACCGTAAGTCGGGAAAGGGCAAGCCCTCTTCCGCAGCTCGCAGTGAAACGTCAAAAAAGAAAAGAACGGTAACTACTCCGGTAGCTTGCTTAGTATTGGAAGCTCGCTCCTTTAGGGGCGAGTAG
- a CDS encoding heme ABC transporter ATP-binding protein, protein MSCLKVEHATVQIGEKILLDDVSISVAPGEVVTVLGPNGAGKSTLMKVISGEQKPSSGNVLLNDRSDWKLQQQALMLGVLPQSSSLSFPFTVEEVVILGRIPCSTDRTENLAIVEAALTEVDGLYLKDRQYTTLSGGERQRVHMARVLAQIWEESDFGKRYLLLDEPTSALDPAHQQLTLKMARRQAEKGVGVLVILHDLNLAARYSDRLVILKEGGMAAHGTPHEVLTAETVQAVFDVDVTISQHPVHNCPLVINN, encoded by the coding sequence ATGAGTTGTCTCAAGGTTGAACATGCCACAGTGCAGATCGGTGAAAAGATACTGCTGGATGATGTCAGCATCTCTGTCGCTCCCGGCGAAGTGGTGACGGTACTGGGCCCTAACGGGGCGGGTAAAAGTACCCTGATGAAAGTCATCAGCGGTGAGCAAAAGCCTTCGTCAGGAAACGTACTGTTAAACGACAGAAGCGACTGGAAACTGCAACAACAGGCTTTGATGCTGGGCGTTTTACCTCAGTCTTCCTCCCTGAGCTTTCCCTTCACGGTCGAAGAAGTAGTTATTCTGGGGCGCATTCCCTGCTCGACAGACCGGACAGAGAACCTGGCTATCGTTGAAGCCGCTCTGACTGAGGTCGATGGCCTGTACCTGAAAGATCGTCAGTACACCACCCTTTCCGGTGGTGAACGACAAAGGGTGCATATGGCCCGGGTATTGGCCCAGATCTGGGAAGAGTCGGATTTTGGCAAACGTTACCTGCTGCTGGACGAACCCACCTCAGCACTGGACCCGGCCCACCAGCAACTGACGCTGAAAATGGCTCGCAGACAGGCTGAAAAAGGTGTGGGTGTCCTGGTCATTCTGCACGACCTTAACCTGGCAGCCCGTTACTCAGACCGTCTGGTGATTTTGAAAGAAGGGGGTATGGCTGCCCACGGAACACCCCATGAAGTGTTGACTGCCGAAACGGTGCAAGCCGTGTTTGATGTGGATGTTACGATTTCACAGCATCCTGTGCATAACTGTCCTTTGGTGATTAATAACTAG
- a CDS encoding iron chelate uptake ABC transporter family permease subunit, producing MNRSRKSALLLISLAVALPAVIILSVGTGPVSISPLDIIYVLLDRLGITDSQVPEQTRLIVESIRTPRTLMGIMVGSALAIAGASMQGLFRNPLADPSIIGVSSGAALGAGIGIVLGAPLFAGFPPLLMEYNVSLLAFFGGVLTTWIVYKIGTTNNGTSVATMLLAGVAISALTGAGMGILTYMADDNTLRSLAFWSMGSIGGANWNSVLLCFTLLGPVVFMLCRYGQVLNAMLLGESEARHLGIDVQKTKLKLIVVTAMAVGVSVSVAGIIGFVGLVVPHLIRLMVGPDHRTLLPASAMLGGVLLLAADMIARIVVAPAELPIGIVTALMGAPFFMSLLWQQRKRIA from the coding sequence ATGAACCGTAGTCGTAAATCAGCACTGCTGCTGATATCGCTGGCAGTAGCCCTGCCAGCCGTTATTATCCTGTCGGTGGGCACCGGTCCGGTTTCCATCTCCCCTCTGGATATTATCTATGTCCTTCTGGATCGTCTGGGAATTACTGACAGTCAGGTGCCTGAGCAGACCCGACTGATTGTAGAATCCATCCGCACGCCAAGAACCCTGATGGGGATCATGGTGGGCAGCGCCCTGGCCATTGCCGGTGCGTCCATGCAGGGCTTGTTCAGAAACCCGCTGGCAGATCCCAGTATCATTGGGGTATCCAGCGGAGCCGCCCTGGGTGCCGGGATCGGAATTGTGTTAGGTGCGCCTCTGTTTGCCGGTTTTCCACCATTACTGATGGAGTACAACGTCTCCCTTCTGGCCTTTTTCGGTGGCGTTCTTACGACCTGGATCGTGTATAAGATAGGGACGACCAATAACGGTACTTCTGTCGCTACCATGCTGCTGGCCGGTGTCGCCATTTCTGCACTGACCGGCGCAGGTATGGGAATACTGACGTATATGGCCGACGATAACACGCTCAGAAGCCTGGCCTTCTGGTCAATGGGCAGCATTGGTGGTGCCAACTGGAACTCAGTCCTGCTTTGCTTCACCCTGCTGGGTCCTGTGGTTTTCATGCTGTGCCGTTACGGACAGGTTCTTAACGCCATGCTGCTGGGTGAATCCGAAGCCAGACATCTGGGCATTGATGTCCAGAAAACCAAACTCAAACTGATTGTGGTCACGGCCATGGCAGTGGGTGTCTCAGTTTCTGTGGCCGGTATTATTGGCTTTGTCGGGCTGGTGGTGCCTCACCTGATTCGCCTGATGGTAGGGCCTGATCACAGAACCCTGTTACCCGCCTCAGCCATGCTGGGTGGTGTGCTGCTGCTGGCCGCCGACATGATCGCCAGAATAGTGGTCGCTCCCGCAGAACTGCCTATTGGTATTGTCACTGCCCTGATGGGGGCGCCGTTCTTTATGTCTCTGCTGTGGCAGCAACGCAAGAGGATTGCCTGA
- a CDS encoding ABC transporter substrate-binding protein, with protein sequence MIKRSGKRLPVPLLMAALLSFSIMTADAQENPSAQDSAQEKRIISAGNGITEIIYALGAGDQLVAVDLTSNYPPQVNKLPKLGYHKQLSAEGILALKPDLLIGTDDMGPKATLTQLAMAGLEVESLATDHSAESLLERIHSLADLLDKEQEGKALWQSIDHDLKAAKQLAIGREKPRVLFLLAAEGRNPSVSGAGTEANALIELAGGFNPAKAQFNSYKPLANESLLTLAPDVIIYSSLGRGLTVEQLLASQPVLKQTPAGKNARVIALDGRLLLGGLGPRIGETALNLAKSFYPES encoded by the coding sequence ATGATAAAAAGGTCTGGAAAAAGACTTCCAGTTCCTCTGCTGATGGCGGCTCTGTTGTCATTCTCCATAATGACAGCGGACGCTCAGGAAAATCCTTCAGCGCAAGATTCAGCGCAAGAGAAGCGCATTATTTCTGCTGGCAACGGCATTACTGAAATCATTTACGCACTGGGTGCCGGTGATCAGCTGGTGGCTGTTGACCTGACCAGTAACTACCCTCCGCAGGTGAATAAACTGCCTAAGCTCGGTTATCACAAGCAGCTGTCTGCCGAAGGGATTCTGGCACTCAAGCCTGACCTGCTTATCGGCACCGACGACATGGGTCCAAAAGCCACCCTCACGCAATTGGCAATGGCGGGGCTGGAAGTGGAATCCCTGGCCACCGACCACTCTGCCGAAAGCCTTCTGGAACGCATCCATTCACTGGCGGACCTTCTGGATAAAGAACAGGAAGGCAAAGCCCTCTGGCAGTCCATCGACCATGACCTGAAGGCGGCAAAGCAACTGGCCATTGGCAGGGAGAAGCCCAGAGTCCTGTTTCTGCTGGCTGCTGAAGGCAGAAATCCTTCCGTTTCCGGTGCTGGCACTGAAGCCAATGCCCTGATCGAACTGGCCGGCGGTTTTAATCCTGCCAAAGCTCAGTTCAACAGTTACAAACCTCTGGCCAATGAGTCGCTTTTGACCCTCGCTCCTGATGTGATCATCTATTCGAGTCTTGGTCGTGGCCTGACCGTGGAACAACTGCTGGCCAGCCAGCCTGTTTTGAAACAGACACCGGCAGGTAAAAACGCCCGTGTCATTGCCCTGGATGGTCGGTTGCTGTTGGGCGGGCTGGGCCCAAGAATCGGCGAAACCGCCCTGAACCTGGCCAAGAGCTTTTACCCGGAATCCTGA
- a CDS encoding biopolymer transporter ExbD: MIRISNSDETNASFNAADLTPLLDVVFIVMVFLLFTANVQTLSLPVNLPEASREQAALTEEPKTLTVSILAKGQPWALEDQKYDSFKVFSQKLLAQVKEAPDTTVLVAGDQEAPLGNLVKLMMFLSEHDITAAQVLMEEDSR, encoded by the coding sequence ATGATTCGTATTTCCAATAGCGACGAAACCAACGCTTCGTTCAACGCAGCAGACCTGACACCTCTGCTGGATGTGGTTTTTATCGTCATGGTGTTCCTGCTGTTCACCGCCAATGTGCAAACCCTGAGTCTGCCGGTGAATCTGCCTGAAGCCAGCCGTGAACAAGCCGCCCTGACCGAAGAACCGAAAACACTCACGGTGAGTATCCTGGCAAAGGGTCAGCCCTGGGCGCTGGAAGATCAAAAATACGACAGCTTTAAAGTGTTTAGTCAGAAGTTGCTGGCCCAGGTCAAGGAAGCACCAGACACCACGGTGCTTGTTGCCGGCGATCAGGAAGCGCCGCTGGGTAATCTGGTTAAGCTCATGATGTTTTTAAGTGAACACGACATCACCGCCGCACAAGTGCTTATGGAGGAGGACTCTCGATGA